In a single window of the bacterium BMS3Abin14 genome:
- the pqqD gene encoding coenzyme PQQ synthesis protein D, which produces MGKLTRNPSVNWRVETHREERALEALLDPEREGEDLETGTVGTVTLLSDGVMHQLNLMGGEIWKLCDGSLDRNGILDSLMQTFEADRQTVKEDLDEFLSDMIRRGLMHEGK; this is translated from the coding sequence TTGGGTAAATTAACGAGGAACCCATCCGTGAACTGGAGGGTTGAGACCCATCGGGAGGAGAGGGCCCTTGAGGCCCTTCTGGACCCGGAAAGGGAGGGGGAGGACCTCGAAACCGGGACGGTGGGCACGGTCACCCTTCTTAGCGACGGTGTTATGCACCAGCTGAACCTCATGGGCGGGGAGATCTGGAAACTGTGCGACGGCAGCCTTGATCGAAATGGCATCCTGGATTCCCTCATGCAGACCTTCGAGGCCGACAGGCAGACCGTAAAGGAGGACCTGGACGAATTTTTAAGCGACATGATCCGGAGGGGGCTGATGCATGAAGGTAAATAA
- the cpcF gene encoding phycocyanobilin lyase subunit beta: protein MRNLILALIAAIMVACSTAHESIDTLALNAAHGDGGAADRLVLAMGDRDRERSLDAYRSVVSMGDPMIPFLYGGLGSDDQDLFEACAAALGSIGSTDSLPELKAALDRKGMRRYAVAWALGEIGDLSVVPLLLRSLATDDVVLRKTAVRALVRLGPSVGPRVLRVLLERSDDVKARRAAIRVLGEIRESAAVPLLTEVEGVNLDAAVWALGRIGDPRALQPLLEDLSDDTWSVRRQAAQALGNLEDAGAVPALRLTLDDPEPVVREWAARSLETLTGKQVLYRNEDGRMVQPYNLYH from the coding sequence ATGAGAAACCTGATTCTGGCCCTCATCGCCGCTATCATGGTGGCCTGTTCCACCGCGCACGAGAGCATTGATACCCTGGCCCTTAACGCGGCCCATGGGGACGGCGGCGCTGCCGACAGGCTGGTCCTGGCCATGGGAGACCGCGACAGGGAAAGGTCCCTGGATGCGTACAGATCGGTGGTGTCCATGGGTGATCCAATGATCCCCTTTCTTTACGGGGGATTGGGGTCGGATGACCAGGACCTTTTCGAGGCCTGCGCGGCGGCCCTGGGCAGCATCGGTTCCACGGACAGCCTCCCGGAGCTGAAGGCGGCGCTGGACCGGAAGGGTATGAGGCGATATGCGGTTGCCTGGGCCCTCGGAGAGATCGGCGACCTCTCCGTCGTCCCCCTGCTGCTCCGGTCTCTGGCCACCGACGATGTGGTCCTGAGGAAGACCGCTGTCCGGGCCCTGGTGCGGCTCGGCCCATCTGTCGGCCCCCGGGTGCTCAGGGTGCTGCTTGAGAGGTCGGACGATGTGAAGGCACGCAGGGCGGCCATACGCGTTCTGGGCGAGATAAGGGAGAGTGCAGCCGTTCCGCTGTTGACGGAGGTGGAGGGCGTCAACCTGGATGCCGCGGTCTGGGCGCTGGGACGCATCGGGGATCCAAGGGCGCTTCAGCCCCTTCTGGAGGACCTTTCCGACGACACGTGGTCGGTGCGCCGTCAGGCCGCTCAGGCGTTGGGAAACCTGGAGGATGCAGGCGCAGTGCCCGCCCTGCGCCTGACTCTCGATGATCCCGAACCGGTGGTGAGGGAGTGGGCAGCAAGGTCGTTGGAGACCCTTACGGGAAAGCAGGTCCTCTACCGGAATGAGGATGGCCGAATGGTTCAACCTTACAACCTGTATCATTGA
- the albA_3 gene encoding antilisterial bacteriocin subtilosin biosynthesis protein AlbA — protein sequence MKVNKDCDILSAPLTVNWSLSYRCNFICRHCYSRNQAEAPLPRESVLRILDLLRERGVVYVNFGGGEPLLYPDLFEVVSHASSVGLKVAMNSNGYLLDASAAERIASAGFFSVGISIDSPRRDVHDRFRCRVGSFDRAAAALEHLRSAGVRTTVSCVINRGNVEDWEGMIPICRELGASTLYLHNYKCSGTGLVNMGELDLTPDEWGGFYRHAIEVQGEVEDVALSFDDPIMASLPGYKQENAVQGSTCGKLSLHLEPNGDITPCGFIPVVMGNILADDFDEIWFNSPVLAKMRYKNPQGKCDGCSSYESCLGGCSARSFSLTGDFEHPDPHCWVKGAGNGD from the coding sequence ATGAAGGTAAATAAGGATTGCGACATCCTCTCCGCTCCCCTGACGGTTAACTGGTCCCTTTCCTACAGGTGCAATTTCATCTGCAGACACTGCTACAGCAGGAACCAGGCTGAAGCTCCCCTTCCGCGGGAGAGCGTCCTGCGCATCCTGGACCTGCTCCGGGAAAGGGGCGTGGTATACGTAAACTTCGGCGGGGGCGAGCCGCTGCTTTACCCCGATCTGTTCGAGGTGGTTTCCCATGCCTCCTCCGTGGGGCTCAAGGTCGCCATGAACAGCAACGGATACCTTCTGGACGCCTCGGCGGCCGAAAGGATCGCCTCGGCAGGGTTCTTCAGCGTCGGGATCAGCATTGACAGCCCCAGGAGGGATGTCCATGATCGCTTCAGATGCCGGGTGGGAAGCTTCGACAGGGCCGCAGCCGCCCTGGAGCATCTCAGGTCGGCGGGGGTGCGCACCACGGTGTCGTGCGTTATCAACCGCGGCAACGTGGAGGACTGGGAGGGGATGATCCCGATCTGTCGCGAACTGGGGGCATCTACCCTCTATCTCCACAATTACAAATGTTCAGGTACGGGCCTGGTGAACATGGGAGAGCTTGACCTGACGCCGGACGAGTGGGGCGGGTTCTACCGGCATGCCATCGAGGTGCAGGGGGAGGTTGAGGATGTCGCCCTCTCATTCGATGATCCCATTATGGCCTCCCTCCCTGGGTACAAGCAGGAAAACGCGGTGCAGGGAAGCACCTGTGGAAAGCTCAGCCTGCACCTGGAACCCAACGGTGACATCACCCCCTGCGGTTTCATCCCGGTTGTCATGGGGAATATCCTCGCGGACGATTTTGATGAGATCTGGTTTAACTCTCCTGTCCTGGCGAAGATGAGGTACAAGAATCCCCAAGGTAAATGCGACGGATGCTCCAGCTACGAATCCTGTCTGGGGGGATGTTCGGCCCGTTCTTTTTCTCTTACGGGGGATTTTGAGCACCCGGATCCGCACTGCTGGGTTAAGGGAGCCGGCAATGGTGATTGA
- a CDS encoding quinol dehydrogenase membrane component, which translates to MAEWFNLTTCIIDYFALNTGFLTTLERKRKMMPGISPRFFKSIAFWTVLRSASMAAFAGVVVISWGRWGIEGVDVPDPLMYTNLGNLLFWAVWLMGLVVLTPFFGRLWCGVCPLGALNEIVSRWGLSRPFPRSLRNDYPKAVLMLATLLLMGLYRLHHYPGATALYLAAWGILALLLGLVFSGRSLCSYVCPIGGMLGLYSRVAPVEVTVRDRDVCEDCESRDCIRGSDRWIRLALGRVRSVFRLRHHPCPVNLSVWDMKGTGRCLGCFNCLRACPHDNVQLSWRTPLTALWTERYPRYSEIALTAVLLGFLLLSYSRFWPALGSVLAIPVSVLAPVVGTGAGRVLYLVWVGLLLPGLLIFAPSILVHAARAVSAGGAAMGTAPDSDRSFPTVRFWLAPRTPGVPSKDQEGDEAVVERTDTLGGLTAACLPMLLPIILGGHLVLALVKLNAKLGYLPLGMADPVGIRSYLAVEELELLSRPHLILSIPVLRWITGGIMAAGIILSLAAASRISGREDIPFLPYVAQIGLVGLCLAGGLYKWLF; encoded by the coding sequence ATGGCCGAATGGTTCAACCTTACAACCTGTATCATTGATTATTTTGCCTTAAACACTGGATTTCTTACGACCCTGGAAAGAAAAAGGAAGATGATGCCGGGTATATCCCCTCGTTTTTTTAAAAGCATTGCGTTCTGGACGGTCCTCAGAAGTGCCTCCATGGCGGCCTTTGCGGGGGTGGTTGTGATCTCCTGGGGACGTTGGGGGATCGAGGGTGTCGATGTTCCGGACCCGCTGATGTATACAAACCTCGGCAACCTCCTCTTCTGGGCCGTCTGGCTTATGGGACTAGTGGTCCTGACACCCTTTTTCGGGAGGCTGTGGTGCGGTGTCTGCCCCCTTGGAGCGCTGAACGAAATTGTATCTAGATGGGGTCTTTCCCGGCCCTTTCCAAGATCCCTGAGAAATGACTATCCCAAGGCAGTTCTGATGCTGGCCACCCTTCTGCTCATGGGGCTTTACCGTTTACATCATTACCCGGGCGCCACGGCTCTCTACCTGGCCGCGTGGGGTATCCTCGCCCTGCTCCTCGGCCTGGTGTTCTCCGGCAGGTCCCTTTGCTCCTACGTGTGTCCGATCGGGGGGATGCTCGGTCTCTATTCCAGGGTGGCGCCCGTGGAGGTGACCGTCCGGGACCGGGACGTCTGCGAGGACTGTGAGAGCCGGGACTGCATAAGAGGGAGTGACCGGTGGATAAGATTGGCCCTGGGCAGGGTTCGCTCGGTTTTCCGCCTGCGTCATCACCCCTGTCCGGTTAACCTTTCAGTATGGGACATGAAGGGCACGGGGCGGTGCCTGGGATGTTTTAACTGCCTGCGCGCCTGTCCTCACGATAACGTTCAGCTTTCCTGGCGGACTCCCCTCACGGCGTTGTGGACGGAAAGGTACCCCCGTTATTCGGAAATCGCCCTGACAGCGGTGCTCCTGGGATTTCTGCTCTTAAGCTACAGCCGCTTCTGGCCGGCGCTGGGGTCCGTCCTGGCCATTCCGGTGAGCGTTCTCGCACCGGTGGTCGGCACAGGCGCCGGCCGTGTCCTTTACCTGGTCTGGGTGGGGCTCCTGCTCCCCGGGTTGCTTATCTTTGCGCCTTCCATCCTTGTTCATGCGGCCCGGGCCGTCTCTGCCGGAGGGGCGGCAATGGGAACCGCACCGGATTCGGATAGATCGTTCCCCACAGTAAGGTTCTGGCTTGCGCCGCGTACTCCGGGGGTTCCATCGAAAGACCAGGAAGGTGATGAGGCCGTGGTGGAGAGGACCGACACCCTGGGGGGGCTTACGGCCGCCTGCCTTCCGATGCTGCTCCCGATTATTCTGGGCGGACACCTGGTGTTGGCGCTGGTCAAGCTCAACGCAAAACTGGGCTACCTGCCTCTGGGGATGGCCGATCCGGTGGGGATTCGGTCATACCTCGCCGTCGAGGAGTTGGAGCTGTTATCCAGGCCGCATCTTATCCTCTCCATCCCAGTTTTGAGATGGATTACCGGGGGGATCATGGCGGCGGGGATTATCCTCTCCCTGGCGGCGGCGTCCAGGATAAGCGGAAGAGAGGATATCCCCTTCCTTCCCTATGTGGCGCAGATAGGCCTTGTGGGGTTATGCCTCGCCGGAGGGCTGTATAAATGGTTGTTTTAA
- the ttrS gene encoding tetrathionate sensor histidine kinase TtrS yields MNIWKGGTFRSLTALGVICFLLFIPSCRKKGGGDDTIKTGTAGPTYRIGYMICDGLEEARRRFEPLTEYLSRATGIKFTSVYLNTFDVPEAFEKGELDITHTNSLLYVIMAEKGLIPLAGERRGSMGFRSAGGIAVKSDSPIKTLADLKGKRMVFGPMLAPTGYMSQYDMLLKAGIDPELDLDYYAIPWGAYKHEKVIYGVWMGAYDAAAVPMLDLETMISENKIGKGDLRVIAQSDPIPYCVFGVAPRVPGKVAAAVRTALFNLTREATVPIDGEVLSVLRAAKVDGFVPIEDADFNRVREMARKANMPPYQKY; encoded by the coding sequence ATGAATATATGGAAAGGCGGGACATTCCGCTCACTGACCGCTTTGGGGGTGATCTGCTTCCTCCTGTTTATTCCCTCATGCCGTAAAAAAGGCGGGGGGGACGACACCATCAAGACCGGGACGGCGGGACCTACCTATCGCATCGGCTACATGATATGCGACGGCCTCGAGGAGGCGAGAAGACGCTTCGAACCGCTGACGGAGTACCTTTCCAGGGCCACGGGGATAAAATTTACCTCCGTATACCTGAACACGTTCGACGTTCCGGAGGCTTTCGAGAAGGGAGAGCTGGATATCACGCACACCAACTCCCTCCTGTACGTGATAATGGCCGAGAAGGGTCTGATCCCCCTGGCCGGAGAGCGGCGAGGCAGCATGGGTTTTCGTTCTGCCGGGGGCATCGCCGTGAAATCAGACAGCCCCATCAAAACGCTCGCGGATCTTAAGGGCAAAAGGATGGTGTTCGGCCCCATGCTCGCGCCCACCGGGTACATGTCCCAGTATGACATGCTGCTGAAAGCGGGGATCGATCCGGAGCTGGATCTTGACTATTACGCCATCCCCTGGGGGGCCTACAAACATGAGAAGGTTATCTACGGGGTCTGGATGGGAGCCTACGATGCCGCAGCCGTTCCGATGCTGGACCTGGAGACAATGATAAGTGAGAACAAAATCGGCAAGGGGGATCTGAGGGTGATAGCTCAAAGCGATCCGATCCCCTACTGCGTTTTCGGGGTTGCCCCCAGGGTTCCCGGCAAGGTGGCAGCGGCAGTGAGGACGGCCCTTTTCAACCTCACCCGGGAGGCGACGGTACCCATTGACGGGGAGGTACTTTCAGTGCTGCGCGCGGCGAAGGTGGACGGTTTTGTGCCCATTGAGGATGCCGATTTCAACCGGGTCCGGGAGATGGCGAGGAAGGCGAACATGCCGCCGTATCAGAAATACTGA